A genome region from Blautia coccoides includes the following:
- a CDS encoding polyprenyl synthetase family protein has product MINIEDVPGLETELQMVNTHIERLCRSNNKSMQKMLDWVLNARGKQIRPILTLLCARLKGKAVDATEVAAVIEICHTASLIHDDIIDEADTRRGQLSVQKKFGKEMAVYAGDFMIFSTIRRTGLKNKPWYGLMFDKLETMCDGEVSQFDNRYNTEITEEKYIENILGKTSAMFSIACGSGAYEGKCKDSEVLAAERFAEKFGLLFQLRDDLLDFVSTDDLAKKTIHNDFWCGYYTLPAIYSFSDCRNGAKLKQIAMDIKNGLYSELTDKRIAELISVSDGFGYTLRMIDQYAEEAKQSLNVFKDSIARKKLQELVDTVHLSAHRIVSDHLSDIPFEKFVSI; this is encoded by the coding sequence ATGATAAATATTGAGGATGTGCCAGGACTTGAAACTGAACTGCAGATGGTAAATACGCATATAGAACGTTTATGCCGGTCAAACAATAAGTCAATGCAGAAAATGCTGGATTGGGTGCTGAACGCAAGGGGAAAGCAGATACGGCCGATTTTGACACTTTTATGTGCGAGGCTCAAAGGGAAAGCTGTTGATGCGACAGAGGTCGCGGCGGTGATTGAAATATGCCATACCGCTTCACTGATCCATGATGACATTATAGATGAAGCGGATACCCGCAGGGGACAATTATCCGTGCAGAAAAAATTCGGAAAGGAGATGGCAGTCTATGCTGGCGATTTTATGATTTTTTCTACAATTAGACGGACTGGTCTGAAGAACAAGCCCTGGTATGGTTTGATGTTTGACAAATTGGAAACCATGTGTGATGGGGAGGTCAGCCAATTTGATAATCGTTATAATACGGAAATTACAGAGGAGAAGTATATTGAGAATATCCTGGGAAAGACTTCGGCAATGTTTAGTATAGCTTGTGGATCAGGTGCTTACGAAGGTAAGTGTAAGGACAGTGAAGTATTGGCAGCAGAACGGTTTGCAGAAAAATTTGGTCTGCTGTTTCAACTGAGAGATGATCTGTTGGATTTTGTGTCCACAGATGACCTAGCAAAGAAGACCATACATAATGATTTTTGGTGCGGATATTATACACTCCCGGCTATTTACTCATTTTCTGATTGCAGGAATGGTGCCAAACTGAAACAAATTGCAATGGATATCAAAAATGGTCTGTATAGCGAATTGACAGACAAGCGAATAGCGGAATTAATCAGTGTTTCCGATGGCTTCGGATATACGTTGAGGATGATAGATCAATATGCCGAAGAAGCGAAGCAGAGTTTGAATGTGTTTAAAGATTCTATTGCCAGGAAAAAGCTGCAGGAATTAGTTGATACGGTTCATCTAAGTGCCCATAGGATCGTGTCAGATCATTTGTCTGATATTCCGTTTGAAAAGTTTGTTTCTATTTAA
- a CDS encoding putative ABC transporter permease: protein MTERNKWKSMIEKIGHVCEGKYDSFWPMVMIFFTMSLTGWLWEVCLHLISDGSFVNRGFLHGPWLPIYGSGSILILTLLHKLRKKPLLEFLAIILLCGCIEYYISWFLEQMYDGMRWWDYSDYFLNLNGRVCVEGLLAFGFGGMVIVYFYAPLLDHLFRRIPKKILAPVCLVLILIFCADLIYSGKNPNLGIGIARCR from the coding sequence ATGACAGAAAGAAACAAGTGGAAATCAATGATAGAAAAAATAGGACATGTCTGTGAAGGCAAATATGATTCGTTTTGGCCTATGGTTATGATATTTTTCACCATGAGCCTGACAGGATGGTTATGGGAGGTCTGCCTTCATTTGATTTCGGATGGGAGTTTTGTGAACCGCGGATTTCTTCATGGACCGTGGCTGCCTATTTATGGTTCCGGGAGTATACTGATCCTGACACTACTTCATAAGCTGCGCAAAAAGCCGCTGCTGGAATTTCTGGCTATCATTCTCCTATGTGGCTGTATTGAGTATTACATATCATGGTTTCTGGAGCAGATGTATGATGGAATGAGATGGTGGGATTACAGCGATTATTTTCTGAATCTTAATGGAAGAGTCTGCGTAGAAGGGTTGCTGGCCTTTGGCTTTGGCGGGATGGTGATCGTATACTTTTATGCACCGCTTCTTGATCATCTATTCAGGCGCATACCGAAAAAAATACTTGCGCCAGTATGCCTGGTACTAATCTTAATATTTTGTGCGGATCTGATATATTCAGGCAAAAATCCGAATCTCGGTATTGGAATTGCCAGATGCCGTTAA
- a CDS encoding metallophosphoesterase: MKLISNYWLGILLYLILAVLMADAICFLLFLITKRRLKCRTAAAGGICAVVVLVLSAWGAYNARIIQVTPYEITVNKDGGRLENLNVVLAADLHLGYNIGTAHMMQMVDKINEQNADLVVFAGDIFDNEYEALDDPEELIAVLQKIQSKHGVYACYGNHDVEEKILAGFTFGGNKKKESSIQMDEFLERAGIHLLQDEAVLIDDSFYLYGRPDAQRPGRGINMRKTAAELMGELDTEKPVIVIDHEPKELQELADAGVDIDLCGHTHDGQMFPANLITALMWENSYGYLKKSEKGPYAYDCDFGCRAFWTEYACRYDCGNQPHHSTFSI; this comes from the coding sequence ATGAAATTGATCAGTAATTATTGGCTCGGTATACTGCTGTATCTGATTTTGGCTGTTCTAATGGCAGATGCGATTTGTTTCCTGCTTTTCCTTATCACGAAACGGAGGTTAAAATGCCGGACCGCTGCGGCGGGAGGAATCTGTGCAGTGGTTGTTCTTGTGCTTAGTGCATGGGGAGCATACAATGCCCGTATCATCCAGGTTACACCATATGAGATTACTGTCAATAAAGACGGCGGAAGATTAGAAAACTTAAATGTGGTATTAGCCGCTGACTTGCATTTGGGTTACAACATTGGTACTGCACACATGATGCAGATGGTAGATAAGATCAATGAACAGAATGCAGATCTTGTGGTATTTGCAGGCGATATTTTTGATAATGAATACGAGGCTCTTGATGATCCGGAAGAACTGATTGCCGTATTGCAAAAAATTCAGTCGAAGCACGGTGTTTATGCCTGTTATGGAAATCATGATGTTGAGGAAAAAATACTGGCAGGTTTTACTTTTGGGGGAAACAAAAAGAAAGAGAGCAGTATACAGATGGATGAGTTTTTGGAGAGAGCCGGTATTCATTTGTTACAGGATGAAGCAGTATTGATTGATGACAGTTTTTATCTGTATGGCAGGCCAGATGCACAGCGGCCCGGACGTGGGATTAATATGAGAAAAACTGCTGCAGAACTGATGGGGGAACTTGATACGGAAAAGCCGGTTATTGTGATTGACCATGAACCGAAGGAACTCCAGGAATTGGCAGATGCCGGGGTGGACATTGATCTGTGTGGTCATACACACGATGGACAGATGTTTCCAGCAAATCTGATTACAGCACTTATGTGGGAGAATTCCTATGGATATCTGAAAAAATCTGAAAAAGGACCATATGCATACGATTGTGACTTCGGGTGTCGGGCTTTTTGGACCGAATATGCGTGTAGGTACGATTGCGGAAATCAGCCCCATCACAGTACATTTTCAATATAG
- a CDS encoding response regulator, whose product MESIRKILIVDDDTLFLNLLAQALRERGHIVTTASGVQEAKNAFLADDFSLVCSDIRMADGTGFELLDYIRTSFTKLPAIIMSSYLTREDRFEARIAKVFWVEKTDKNLVDIIVNYEK is encoded by the coding sequence TTGGAGAGTATAAGAAAAATTTTAATTGTGGATGATGATACTCTTTTTCTTAATCTTCTTGCACAGGCATTAAGAGAACGAGGGCATATTGTTACAACAGCTTCTGGCGTTCAGGAAGCCAAGAATGCTTTTTTGGCAGATGATTTTTCCCTGGTATGTTCTGACATTCGGATGGCTGACGGAACAGGCTTTGAACTACTTGATTATATAAGGACATCTTTTACAAAATTGCCAGCCATCATAATGAGTAGCTATTTGACCCGTGAGGATCGTTTTGAGGCTCGAATAGCAAAGGTGTTCTGGGTAGAAAAGACAGATAAAAATCTCGTAGATATTATAGTAAATTATGAAAAATAA
- a CDS encoding response regulator transcription factor: MKWILLVEDDLSLINGLSFAVKKQGYMLDVAHTKDEADRLWENGAYDLVILDVSLPDGSGFDICKRIRQASKVPIMFLTAMDEETDIIMGLDIGGDDYITKPFKLAVFMSRINALLRRSDNFNQADTELNSNGIRVQLLKGEVYKNNVQVKLTAREYKLLCLFMENPDEVLSPEQILNRLWDCDENYIDNNSLTVYIRRLRTKIEDDPGKPKRIVTVRRMGYKWNTAE, from the coding sequence ATGAAATGGATTTTATTAGTTGAGGATGATTTGAGTTTAATAAATGGCTTATCCTTTGCCGTGAAAAAGCAGGGATATATGCTAGATGTTGCACATACCAAAGATGAAGCGGACCGGTTATGGGAAAACGGAGCATATGATTTAGTGATTTTGGATGTATCCCTGCCGGATGGTTCTGGATTTGACATATGTAAAAGAATACGGCAGGCCTCGAAAGTGCCGATTATGTTTCTGACCGCTATGGATGAAGAAACAGATATTATCATGGGGCTGGATATCGGCGGCGATGACTATATCACAAAACCGTTCAAGCTGGCGGTGTTTATGTCGCGAATCAATGCCCTGCTTAGAAGGAGCGATAATTTTAATCAGGCGGATACGGAATTGAATTCTAACGGTATAAGGGTTCAGCTTCTGAAAGGAGAAGTATATAAAAATAATGTGCAGGTCAAATTAACGGCGAGAGAGTATAAATTGTTATGTTTATTCATGGAAAATCCAGATGAGGTTCTTTCCCCGGAGCAGATTCTAAATCGGTTATGGGACTGTGATGAAAACTATATAGACAATAATTCCCTTACGGTATATATACGCAGACTGCGGACAAAGATTGAAGATGATCCGGGTAAGCCCAAAAGGATCGTGACCGTCCGTCGCATGGGTTATAAGTGGAACACGGCTGAATGA
- a CDS encoding sensor histidine kinase, with product MKILANRKIKALFYKIMVCMLIFIVVSVSFMMFELNNAALYILLCALFMCIAIMAACYGYFKEQNEIMENAVAQITEYISGNRETRIECDEEGEMYRLFHEVNSLAAILDANVENERKSKQFLKNTISDISHQLKTPLAALNIYNGLLQGETEELPQIQEFAALSEKELDRIETLVQNLLKITKLDAGSIVFEKTSENVADMMGEVELHFAYRAKQEEKELVMTGDEHISLLCDHDWMIEAVENIVKNAFDHTEKGNFVWIEWKKSASVVQIIIKDNGSGIQPEDLHHIFKRFYRSRFSKDKQGIGLGLPLAKMIVESHNGTIEVDSTLGAGTTFTLSFLIPTKL from the coding sequence ATGAAAATACTGGCAAACAGAAAAATTAAGGCTTTATTTTATAAAATTATGGTTTGTATGCTGATATTTATCGTGGTTTCCGTGTCATTCATGATGTTTGAACTTAACAATGCAGCACTTTATATTCTGTTATGCGCTTTGTTCATGTGTATTGCGATTATGGCAGCCTGTTATGGATACTTTAAAGAACAGAATGAAATTATGGAAAATGCAGTGGCTCAGATCACAGAATACATTTCCGGTAACAGGGAGACGAGGATAGAATGTGATGAAGAAGGGGAAATGTACCGGCTGTTCCATGAGGTAAATTCTCTGGCTGCCATTCTGGACGCAAATGTAGAAAATGAGAGAAAATCGAAACAGTTTTTGAAAAATACCATATCGGATATTTCCCATCAGCTGAAAACTCCTCTTGCGGCATTGAATATTTATAACGGACTTCTGCAGGGGGAAACGGAAGAACTGCCGCAAATTCAGGAGTTTGCGGCACTGTCAGAAAAAGAACTTGACCGGATCGAAACGCTGGTACAGAATCTGCTGAAGATTACGAAGCTGGATGCCGGTTCCATTGTATTTGAAAAGACCTCGGAAAATGTGGCGGATATGATGGGAGAAGTGGAACTGCACTTTGCATACCGTGCTAAGCAGGAAGAGAAGGAACTGGTGATGACCGGGGATGAACATATTTCACTGCTTTGTGACCATGACTGGATGATAGAGGCAGTAGAAAATATTGTGAAAAATGCCTTTGACCACACAGAAAAGGGGAATTTTGTCTGGATTGAATGGAAAAAGTCTGCATCTGTAGTTCAGATTATCATAAAGGACAATGGGAGCGGCATCCAGCCGGAGGATTTGCACCATATATTCAAGAGGTTTTACCGGAGCCGTTTTTCTAAAGACAAGCAAGGCATTGGCCTTGGTCTTCCTCTCGCAAAAATGATTGTTGAATCGCACAATGGCACGATAGAAGTGGACAGTACGTTAGGAGCCGGAACAACTTTTACCCTGAGTTTTTTAATCCCTACAAAATTGTAG
- a CDS encoding ABC transporter ATP-binding protein codes for MDLLEVRSISKTYGSGETSVRALKKVNFSVPKGEYVAIVGESGSGKSTLLNMIGALDNPTSGKVLIDGKDIFAMKESKLTVFRRRNIGFIFQAFNLIPELTVEQNIIFPVLLDYQKPDKKYLEELLEVLNLKERRNHLPSQLSGGQQQRVAIGRALISRPSLILADEPTGNLDTQNSSEVITLLKNASKRYAQTIIMITHSRSIAQTADRVLQVSDGVLTDLGRCSE; via the coding sequence ATGGATTTATTAGAAGTAAGATCAATTTCCAAAACTTACGGCAGTGGTGAAACATCCGTACGGGCATTGAAGAAAGTCAATTTTTCTGTCCCAAAGGGTGAGTATGTGGCTATTGTCGGGGAATCAGGCTCCGGAAAAAGTACATTACTCAATATGATTGGTGCGTTGGATAACCCGACATCAGGAAAAGTGTTGATCGACGGCAAAGATATTTTTGCAATGAAGGAGAGCAAGTTGACGGTTTTCCGCAGGAGGAACATCGGCTTTATCTTTCAGGCATTCAACCTGATCCCAGAGCTTACTGTTGAGCAGAATATTATCTTCCCGGTACTGCTTGATTATCAGAAACCGGATAAGAAGTATCTGGAGGAGCTTTTGGAAGTTCTTAACTTGAAAGAACGCCGGAACCATCTGCCGAGCCAGTTATCTGGAGGTCAGCAGCAGAGGGTGGCAATCGGGCGTGCGTTGATTTCACGGCCTTCGCTGATACTCGCTGACGAGCCGACTGGAAATCTGGACACGCAGAACAGCAGTGAGGTAATTACTTTGCTGAAAAATGCGTCAAAGAGATACGCACAGACTATTATTATGATTACGCATAGTCGGAGCATTGCACAGACTGCAGACCGGGTACTGCAGGTGTCGGATGGTGTGCTGACCGATCTGGGGAGGTGCAGTGAATGA